The genomic segment CCGACGAGGCTTGAGACGACGCCCTCGATAAGGCAACTGAGCAGGTTGAGCGGGCATCCGACGATGATGTCGACCTTCGGAACGACCACAGCATCGCCGTGCAACAGCTCATCCAGCGTTCCGTCGACCTTGACCGAAACCCCGGCGAGCTTGATGAGCGCGCGAAGTTCGAGAGAGATCGATGCGTGGACGTCTGCTTCCAAGATGGCATCCGTGAGGCTCGAGGAGATCGTCGCAACCCAGTCATCGATCGCGTTAGTGAGTGCCGTGATCAACGCTGACGTGACCTGAGCGTTGACCACGAGTTCGGTATTGGGGGCGAGGCCGTTGAGTCCCGAGCCGGGAGCGCCATCGAAGCGATCCCCGCTATACGCCTCTCCGAGCAAGGCGCCAAGATCCACCCTTATGCTTCCGGCTTGCAAGTCGATCGCGACAATGCCGGCTTGATCTTCGATCGTTGCGTGGAGCAATGGTTCCACGACCGAAATCAGGTCCACTGTTATGGAGATGTCGTCGAGCCCTACATTCCCGAGCCCGAGTCCGCCGAGCACCCCGCCGAGCAGGTCGCCGAGTCCGCCTGTGATGCCGGTGAGCACCCCTCCCTGCCCGGCAATGGTGTTGAGCTGACTCTGCAGATTGGACACTGCTGGCATCAAGATGTCGCGGAGATCCTTCGCCAATTCACCCACAAGCAGGGGTGCATCGACAGCGGCGGCCAGCCCTGCGATCGCGTACTCGCGGTCGAGGGAGGAATCGACGTCATTCGACCATGCGGCATCACAAGCGTCCAGGGTGGCGCGGCTTGCGACGGCACCGATCTCGAGGTCCAGGTCGGCGATGCTCGCCACGAGACCCGAGACAGCCTCTCCGGTCAGGCTCTCGACGAGGGTCGATAATTCAAGGGTGCCCAGGGTGGGGAGGTTCCCGTTGTCGTCGTTGTCAGTCTGTACGACGCCAGAATCGTTGACCACGCCGCTCGCGCCCTGTGAGACACCGGAGCCGTCGGCGAGCGCGTACTGGTTCACCGCGCCGACTTCGGTCGCCAGAGGGAGCGAGAGCAAGTCGTCGAGGCTACCACCCGTCAGGGGCAGATTGATCGCACTGAGGAGCCCAACGTCGATCGGATTCGTGTATGAGTCGCCAGCTTGGTTCGCCGTCGCCGTCGCGGGCCGGGGGTGAGCTTGGTCGCCATCGTGGGTGACCGTCATCGGGCTGACACCTGCGACCTGATCGAGGTCGAGGGGCAGGAGGCCTCCGCTGAGCAACTGCCCTGAGCCGCGCGTCTTGAAGATGCCGTCGTCGGCGCAGGAGAGCGTTCCGATGGCGGCGTGATCCCACTCCTCATCGTTCCACGACGCCTCCGTCGCCACGACAGGGGTGAGGTTCGTCACGACCAGCGCCGCAGCGACGCTGAGGATCGAGAACGTCGAGGCGCGTCGAGCGAGTCGCCGACTCGCCGCTTTCGCGCGGAAGGTCGCCCTGGTCCTCACGGCTGCCTCCCCGACGTCGGGGTGCGTCGCGCGGAGTGCACACGGGACAGCACCATTCCGAGGCCGATCGTGCCGGCGGCGATCAGCGCCAGCGAGATCGGCATCAGCCCACCCGTCTTCGCCAGGTTTTCGGGTTCCTGGGTGACAGGCTTCTGCGGGGAGCCCCCGCCCGCAGAGTAGAGGCCGACGCCGATCTCGCCGCGCAGTCCTTGAAGTGTCTTGTCGTCCGCACCGCCCGAGGGGACCGCGAGGGTCACGACGAATGAACGAGTGCGGTCGCGGAGGATGTCCGGCAGCGCCCACACGTCCTCTGCCGTATCGAGGTGCGGCTCGGAGCTGATCCCCGCAAGGGGCTGCTCCGCGATGATGGGCGTGAATTCGCCGCCATCACAACTCGGCTGCACCCGCGGGTCATCGCCGACGAGTGTCCCTTCACACCCGTCGACCTGGATGGTCAGCGGATAGTGCGGGTGAGCGATCAACGAACCGGCGCCGTAGACCCGCAGGGCGAGAGAGCCGCGCTCCGCGCCCAGCAGGTTCGCCTCGATCGACCAGTGCCGCCGGTCGCCCGGGCTCATGTCGAAGAACTCCGTCGGCTGCGGCTCGGCCGTCACCACGAGGTCACCGGCGACGGCATCCGACGCTTCCGTCATCGCCGCGAACGACTGGACGGACACGGATGCCAACCCGAGGGAGAGCATGGCAGCGGTGATCACCGCGCCGAGGGCGCGGCGTCGGTTCCAGCCGTCGCGTGCCATCACGCACTCCTCTCTGTCCTGCCGTGGCGAAGCGCCAGTTCTTCTTCGATCTCTTCCACGGGTGCGGGCCAGAAGGCCCACACCACCAGCAGCCCGATCACCAGCACCAGTCCGCCGAGGAACAGCGGGGCGGTGACCACCGCCAGCACCGGTCCGGCGAACGGAATCGGGAACTGCACCCGCAACACCTTCTCGACCGTGTACGGGAACAGATCGTCTGTGGCGTTGGCATCACCGCGGAGTACGAGTTCGCGCTTCTGCGGGTCGCCGGGCACTGAGTCGATTCCCACAATGCGGTGCGTCACCCACGGCGAGGAGTCGTCCAGCTTGGCCGAAACGACATCGCCGATCTCGAGCTCCGCGGCATCCGCCGGCATCGACAGTGCGCCCGAACCCTGCGGCATGCCAGGGCTCATGGACCCGGTCTTCAGCACGATGATGGTCGCGCCGGTGACCTGGGCGTACACGGTCCATCCCACCGTCGCGAGCCCGAGGAGGGCAGCGACGACCAGGACGATGTCCTTGGCCAGGCCAGGGCGTCGTCCCTTTCGCGCGTGACGCGGTTGAGCGGTCATGGTGACGGGCTCACCGTTTCAGCGGGTGCTGCGAGGCAGCATCCCGCTGAAACGAGGAATCAGTTTCCGGTGACCGAGCTGGCGGCGAAGCGCCACGCCGGGAAGACTGTGCGTCCCTGGAGATTCTGGTTGGCGGGGTCGTTCGGCAGGGTGATCGCGAAGCAGTAGTACTGCACGTCTTGTCCATCAGCCTGCAACGTCTGCGAGACGAAGCCGGAAGTGCCGTCGAGAACATCATCGAGACCCGCTCCATCGACGATCGGCGAGCCAGCGGAAGCAAACCCAGTCGCGGAGCAGTTCTCGGCAGTCGCTGCGGTCGTCGTGACGCGGACCGAGTATGTCAGCGCGTCCCACAGGGCGTCACCCGCATCGACCACGACGTGGGTCGCATCCTCGAAAGGTACTGCCGGCTGAAGTGTCAAGGTGCCGCCGATTGAATCGCTATCGGTCTTCAGCGCGACCGGCGCGTAGATAGTGTCGCCGGGCGTGAGTCCTGCGGGGTCAACGTTGAAGGTTAGTGCGTCCCCCGGTTCCGTTTCGTAGTCAGCGAAGTCGGCGGTGGTAGGTGCGCTGGTGCCTTCCCAGGCGTTCTGCACCACATTGAACTGGCTGGTGCCCACGCCGCTCTCGCCATCAGGGCCGGCGCCACCGAAGACCCATTCGTTGTCGTTCCACGCGGCGAGCGTGACGAGGCCGGCGACGCCGACCGCGGTTCCGCCGGCGATGATGGCCAGCGCCTTGCGGCGCCTGCGGGCAGAGACTGCATGTACTGACATTGGAAACCCCTCTCCATTCCGTCCGCCGACGTGTTCGCCGCGGAATCCGTGAAGGATGCCGAGAAGTCCCGCTCGCCCCCACGAGATGCCTCATGTATACCGCGTTTCCAGAGAATTCATAGATTCGGAACCGTGCGGGATGAGGAGGTGTCTCCTCATCCCGCACGATCAGGATCAAAACCGTTGTCTCGCCGTGATCTGTCGCCGACGCGAGCCGCACAGATGCAGGGAGCAAGCACGGTTGCAGGGGCATCTGTCGGTGTGTTGTCCTGCATGCGTGCTTCGGCCCTGCATCCGTGCGGTGCGCGACTCGGCAGTCCCCCTCCTCGCGCGATCCCTGTCGTGGCGCGGGAGAGCGGGTGCTGCTCGGACTGACCCGCGGGTGATTCGAGGGTGTCGAACGCGGGTGATGGGCGGAAGTTGTAGTAGGCGCAGACCTCTGAGTAATGTCACGCG from the Microbacterium ginsengiterrae genome contains:
- a CDS encoding SipW-dependent-type signal peptide-containing protein translates to MSVHAVSARRRRKALAIIAGGTAVGVAGLVTLAAWNDNEWVFGGAGPDGESGVGTSQFNVVQNAWEGTSAPTTADFADYETEPGDALTFNVDPAGLTPGDTIYAPVALKTDSDSIGGTLTLQPAVPFEDATHVVVDAGDALWDALTYSVRVTTTAATAENCSATGFASAGSPIVDGAGLDDVLDGTSGFVSQTLQADGQDVQYYCFAITLPNDPANQNLQGRTVFPAWRFAASSVTGN
- a CDS encoding choice-of-anchor G family protein, with amino-acid sequence MTNLTPVVATEASWNDEEWDHAAIGTLSCADDGIFKTRGSGQLLSGGLLPLDLDQVAGVSPMTVTHDGDQAHPRPATATANQAGDSYTNPIDVGLLSAINLPLTGGSLDDLLSLPLATEVGAVNQYALADGSGVSQGASGVVNDSGVVQTDNDDNGNLPTLGTLELSTLVESLTGEAVSGLVASIADLDLEIGAVASRATLDACDAAWSNDVDSSLDREYAIAGLAAAVDAPLLVGELAKDLRDILMPAVSNLQSQLNTIAGQGGVLTGITGGLGDLLGGVLGGLGLGNVGLDDISITVDLISVVEPLLHATIEDQAGIVAIDLQAGSIRVDLGALLGEAYSGDRFDGAPGSGLNGLAPNTELVVNAQVTSALITALTNAIDDWVATISSSLTDAILEADVHASISLELRALIKLAGVSVKVDGTLDELLHGDAVVVPKVDIIVGCPLNLLSCLIEGVVSSLVGGVGELVGDTLRLVILDENTGLVPNLVSTLIGTARAALIPAIEALETVLVGFLGVNGLVSLRANVQNDPGAGRHPDPDPALTYPDWEDGSIPDGQYDVAALSVGVLNVLGTTANINLELARSSVGVSCAVDGVLDREGRCANY
- a CDS encoding signal peptidase I: MTAQPRHARKGRRPGLAKDIVLVVAALLGLATVGWTVYAQVTGATIIVLKTGSMSPGMPQGSGALSMPADAAELEIGDVVSAKLDDSSPWVTHRIVGIDSVPGDPQKRELVLRGDANATDDLFPYTVEKVLRVQFPIPFAGPVLAVVTAPLFLGGLVLVIGLLVVWAFWPAPVEEIEEELALRHGRTERSA